A single genomic interval of Camelina sativa cultivar DH55 chromosome 11, Cs, whole genome shotgun sequence harbors:
- the LOC104721806 gene encoding UDP-glucuronate 4-epimerase 1 has product MPSIEDELFPSTPGKFKIDRSNRQLHRCFASTSTMFLWALFLIALTASYLSFQSFVDSGSRYLTASWGGIQWEKQVRTSAQIHRSGGISVLVTGATGFVGSHVSLALRKRGDGVVGLDNFNNYYDPSLKRARRSLLSSRGIFVVEGDLNDAKLLAKLFDVVAFTHVMHLAAQAGVRYALENPQSYVHSNIAGLVNLLEICKAANPQPAIVWASSSSVYGLNEKVPFSESDRTDQPASLYAATKKAGEEITHTYNHIYGLAITGLRFFTVYGPWGRPDMAYFSFTRNILQGKPITIYRGKNRVDLARDFTYIDDIVRGCLGSLDSSGKSTGSGGKKRGSAPYRIFNLGNTSPVTVPILVDILEKHLKVKAKRNFVEMPGNGDVPFTHANISSARNEFGYKPTTDLETGLKKFVRWYLSYYGYNTKAKLVVH; this is encoded by the coding sequence atgCCTTCAATAGAAGATGAGTTGTTTCCGTCAACGCCGGGTAAATTCAAAATTGACCGGTCAAACCGTCAGCTCCACCGATGTTTCGCTTCGACGAGCACCATGTTCCTTTGGGCTCTCTTCCTCATCGCTCTCACCGCTTCTTACTTGAGTTTCCAAAGCTTCGTCGATTCCGGTAGCCGTTACCTAACCGCTTCTTGGGGTGGAATCCAGTGGGAGAAACAGGTTCGCACCTCCGCTCAGATCCATCGCTCCGGCGGTATCTCCGTCCTCGTTACCGGCGCTACCGGATTCGTCGGCAGCCACGTTTCTCTCGCTTTGAGAAAACGAGGCGACGGCGTCGTTGGACTTGATAATTTCAACAATTACTACGATCCTTCCTTGAAACGCGCCCGCAGATCTCTCTTGTCTTCGAGAGGGATCTTCGTCGTCGAAGGGGATCTCAACGACGCCAAGCTCTTGGCGAAGCTCTTCGACGTCGTCGCTTTCACTCACGTGATGCATCTCGCTGCTCAGGCCGGAGTTAGGTACGCTTTGGAGAATCCTCAGTCGTATGTACACAGCAACATCGCCGGACTCGTTAACCTCCTGGAGATTTGCAAAGCGGCGAATCCTCAGCCGGCGATTGTCTGGGCCTCGTCTAGCTCCGTCTACGGCCTCAACGAGAAAGTCCCGTTCTCTGAATCAGACCGTACAGATCAACCGGCGAGTCTCTACGCCGCAACGAAAAAAGCCGGCGAAGAAATCACCCACACTTACAACCATATTTACGGTCTTGCCATTACCGGTTTAAGATTCTTCACGGTTTACGGGCCTTGGGGTAGACCGGACATGGCGTACTTCTCGTTCACCAGAAACATCCTACAAGGTAAACCGATCACAATCTACCGGGGCAAAAACCGGGTCGATCTAGCCCGGGATTTCACGTACATCGACGATATAGTCAGAGGCTGCTTAGGATCCCTCGATTCGTCGGGTAAAAGTACCGGGTCGGGTGGTAAAAAACGCGGATCAGCACCGTACCGGATCTTCAACCTGGGGAACACGTCTCCGGTGACGGTGCCCATCCTGGTTGATATATTGGAGAAGCATCTGAAGGTGAAGGCGAAGAGGAACTTCGTGGAGATGCCGGGAAACGGCGACGTACCGTTCACACATGCGAATATAAGCTCAGCCCGAAACGAATTCGGGTATAAACCGACAACCGATTTGGAAACCGGGTTGAAGAAGTTCGTTAGATGGTATCTTTCTTATTACGGATACAATACTAAAGCCAAGCTTGTTGTACATTAA